A single region of the Biomaibacter acetigenes genome encodes:
- a CDS encoding AroM family protein, whose protein sequence is MKKLGLLTIGQAPRVDLVPEIKTVLGEDVEIIERGALDGLTLKEVEALYPGQDDEVLVTRMADDTEVKVAEREIFPRLKNQIKKLELEGINTIFLACTGEFPPFDSASLIVRPQKVLHHVVSSVAEGLTLGVIIPDERQAVSAIKRWSTAAAKVIVEPGSPYKGIGNVEKAAKLLANSGVDIVVMDCMGYTLRMKDVVLRHVKKPVILARSIAAKVVSELL, encoded by the coding sequence ATGAAAAAGTTAGGTCTTTTAACCATAGGCCAGGCTCCAAGGGTAGATCTCGTTCCGGAAATCAAAACAGTTCTGGGAGAAGATGTAGAAATCATTGAAAGAGGGGCTCTTGACGGACTCACACTAAAAGAAGTAGAAGCCCTTTATCCCGGGCAGGATGACGAGGTCCTGGTTACCCGTATGGCCGATGATACTGAGGTAAAAGTGGCAGAAAGAGAAATCTTTCCCAGATTGAAAAATCAAATAAAAAAATTGGAGCTGGAAGGAATAAATACAATATTTCTGGCATGTACGGGGGAATTTCCCCCTTTTGATTCTGCTTCTCTTATCGTCCGACCTCAGAAAGTATTGCACCACGTGGTAAGTTCTGTGGCCGAAGGCCTGACGCTGGGAGTAATCATACCGGATGAACGTCAAGCAGTTTCGGCAATAAAGCGGTGGTCTACGGCGGCGGCAAAGGTGATTGTAGAACCGGGATCGCCTTACAAAGGGATAGGGAATGTAGAAAAAGCTGCAAAGTTACTGGCAAACTCAGGAGTTGATATTGTTGTTATGGACTGCATGGGATATACACTGCGGATGAAAGATGTAGTGTTGCGGCATGTTAAAAAACCAGTAATTCTGGCCCGTTCTATTGCAGCCAAAGTGGTAAGCGAATTATTGTAA